One Leopardus geoffroyi isolate Oge1 chromosome C1, O.geoffroyi_Oge1_pat1.0, whole genome shotgun sequence DNA segment encodes these proteins:
- the ARL4C gene encoding ADP-ribosylation factor-like protein 4C: protein MGNISSNISAFQSLHIVMLGLDSAGKTTVLYRLKFNEFVNTVPTIGFNTEKIKLSNGTAKGISCHFWDVGGQEKLRPLWKSYSRCTDGIIYVVDSVDVDRLEEAKTELHKVTKFAENQGTPLLVIANKQDLPKSLPVAEIEKQLALHELIPATTYHVQPACAIIGEGLTEGMDKLYEMILKRRKSLKQKKKR from the coding sequence ATGGGCAACATCTCCTCCAACATCTCGGCCTTCCAGTCCCTGCACATCGTCATGCTGGGCTTGGACTCGGCCGGCAAGACCACGGTGCTGTACCGGCTCAAGTTCAACGAGTTCGTGAACACGGTGCCCACCATCGGCTTCAACACCGAGAAGATCAAGCTGAGCAACGGCACGGCCAAGGGTATCAGCTGCCACTTCTGGGACGTCGGCGGCCAGGAGAAGCTGCGGCCGCTCTGGAAGTCCTACAGCCGCTGCACGGACGGCATCATCTACGTGGTGGACTCGGTGGACGTAGACCGGCTGGAGGAGGCCAAGACGGAGCTGCACAAGGTCACCAAGTTCGCCGAGAACCAGGGCACGCCGCTGCTGGTCATCGCCAACAAGCAGGACCTGCCCAAGTCGCTGCCGGTGGCCGAGATCGAGAAGCAGCTGGCGCTGCACGAGCTCATCCCGGCCACCACCTACCACGTCCAGCCGGCGTGCGCCATCATCGGCGAGGGCCTCACCGAGGGCATGGACAAGCTCTATGAGATGATTCTGAAACGCAGGAAGTCCCTCAAGCAGAAGAAGAAGCGGTAA